One part of the Persephonella sp. genome encodes these proteins:
- a CDS encoding DUF4139 domain-containing protein yields MKIIKAVLLFTVFVGLSYAEFPAPEKLIIYRDTALLVCKFSPDLTEEKSVDINLPLYTDLRNLKMSVDKNCQIGQIKEGDIDSQIKDKIKKLEDQIRFFKDQIKTVEKEISLLEKLDINKTGIKSLDLFSERYFKKLQEKRTAQQFIAQLKDQIEKLRKRAGRHFVIDLSCKDITRPVINITIQPPVKALQKYTIYGDTENNVIKITNRIFVRQDTGFDLKGIELVYYSYRKTPSISPPKTGFIPFVEKKGLKKIEREYVETTSKAYFSVKNVDLQDGKENLITLSSVSYPAEFSVFIDGDRTVTPFLKATFKTDRFYPSSYRADFYIDGVYIGSDRFKPLLQDVENSLFFGEDIFINVSKEKIKDFTEKSIFGTKKTTKEWRYQIKNNHKKGIKITVVDKIPVSTSEKTQIKPFSSIKWKKIKPDGTIVWEFFLSPSQEKIFSFGYIITEK; encoded by the coding sequence ATGAAAATCATTAAGGCAGTCCTGCTTTTTACGGTGTTTGTGGGACTGTCTTACGCAGAATTTCCTGCTCCTGAAAAGTTGATAATATACAGAGATACAGCTCTTTTAGTCTGTAAATTCAGCCCTGACTTAACAGAAGAAAAGTCTGTGGATATAAACCTCCCCCTTTATACAGACCTAAGAAATCTTAAGATGTCTGTAGATAAAAACTGTCAGATAGGACAGATAAAAGAAGGGGATATAGACAGCCAGATAAAGGACAAAATAAAAAAACTTGAGGATCAGATCAGGTTTTTCAAAGATCAGATAAAAACTGTTGAAAAAGAGATCTCACTCCTTGAAAAGTTAGATATAAATAAAACAGGCATAAAATCCCTTGATCTATTTTCAGAAAGATACTTTAAGAAACTGCAGGAGAAAAGAACAGCACAGCAGTTTATAGCCCAGTTAAAAGACCAGATAGAAAAACTTAGAAAAAGAGCTGGTAGACATTTTGTTATTGATCTATCCTGCAAAGACATCACAAGACCAGTTATAAACATAACCATTCAGCCTCCTGTTAAAGCACTCCAAAAGTACACAATATACGGAGATACAGAAAATAATGTCATAAAAATAACAAACAGAATTTTTGTCCGTCAGGATACAGGTTTTGATCTAAAAGGTATAGAACTTGTTTATTACAGCTACAGAAAAACCCCTTCAATATCTCCTCCAAAGACAGGGTTTATTCCTTTTGTTGAAAAAAAAGGTTTAAAAAAGATAGAAAGGGAGTATGTTGAGACAACTTCAAAAGCCTACTTTTCTGTCAAAAATGTTGATCTTCAAGATGGGAAAGAAAATCTCATAACCCTTTCTTCAGTTTCTTATCCTGCAGAGTTCTCTGTTTTTATAGATGGGGACAGAACTGTAACGCCATTTTTGAAGGCCACATTCAAAACTGACAGATTTTATCCATCATCTTACAGGGCAGATTTTTATATAGACGGTGTATATATAGGATCAGACAGGTTTAAGCCACTTTTACAGGATGTGGAAAACAGCCTGTTTTTTGGTGAAGATATTTTTATTAATGTGTCAAAAGAAAAGATAAAAGATTTTACAGAAAAAAGTATATTTGGGACAAAAAAAACAACAAAAGAATGGAGATACCAGATAAAAAACAACCATAAAAAAGGAATAAAGATAACGGTTGTTGACAAAATCCCTGTCTCAACATCTGAAAAGACACAGATAAAACCTTTTTCATCTATAAAATGGAAAAAGATAAAGCCTGACGGGACTATTGTATGGGAATTTTTCCTCAGTCCATCACAGGAAAAAATTTTCAGTTTTGGATACATAATCACTGAAAAATAA
- the purB gene encoding adenylosuccinate lyase produces the protein MIKRYTLERMGNVWSEVNKFQKWLDVEIAICRAWNKLGKIPDDALREIEEKTYIDESVVGRIHQLDRIYNHDVLAFVTAVAEQVGENGRYIHLGVTSSDVIDTALGLLMREAIDILIQDIDGLLPVLMENAFKYKKTVMMGRTHGVHAEPMVFGLKFALWYEEMKRNRERLEKAREVVSVGAISGAVGTYSNIPPEVEKYALEELGLKPEPVSNQVVQRDRHAEFMTAMAITASSLEKIAVEIRHLQRTEVLEAQEPFKKGQRGSSAMPHKKNPITCERITGLARVIRANSIPAMEDIALWHERDISHSSVERVIMPDSAIALDYILHLTKKVLEGLVVYPENMKRNMDLSKGLYFSSKVLVALVEKGLSRDEAYDIVQRNAMKAWDTPGLMFKDALLQDPEVRSRLSPAEIEKIFDVNAFLKNVPYIYERVFGKY, from the coding sequence ATGATAAAAAGGTACACACTTGAAAGAATGGGAAATGTCTGGAGCGAGGTTAATAAATTCCAGAAATGGCTTGATGTTGAGATAGCTATCTGCAGAGCATGGAATAAGTTGGGTAAGATCCCTGATGATGCCCTAAGGGAGATAGAGGAAAAAACATACATAGATGAGTCTGTTGTTGGAAGGATACACCAGCTTGACAGGATATACAACCATGATGTTCTTGCTTTTGTAACCGCTGTAGCAGAACAGGTAGGGGAAAATGGAAGGTATATACATCTTGGTGTTACATCTTCAGATGTTATAGATACAGCTCTTGGGCTTCTTATGAGAGAAGCTATTGATATTCTCATTCAGGATATAGACGGTCTTCTTCCTGTTTTGATGGAAAATGCTTTTAAATATAAAAAAACTGTTATGATGGGTAGAACACACGGTGTTCATGCTGAGCCTATGGTTTTTGGTCTTAAGTTTGCCCTGTGGTATGAGGAGATGAAAAGGAATAGAGAAAGGCTTGAGAAGGCAAGGGAGGTTGTTTCAGTAGGTGCCATATCCGGGGCTGTCGGCACATACTCAAACATTCCACCTGAGGTTGAAAAATATGCCCTTGAGGAGCTTGGGCTGAAGCCAGAACCTGTATCAAATCAGGTTGTACAGAGGGACAGACATGCAGAGTTTATGACAGCTATGGCTATAACAGCCTCATCTCTTGAAAAGATAGCTGTTGAGATAAGGCATCTCCAGAGAACGGAGGTTCTTGAGGCTCAGGAACCTTTCAAAAAAGGACAGAGAGGATCTTCAGCTATGCCCCACAAGAAAAACCCGATAACCTGCGAGAGAATAACAGGTCTTGCAAGGGTTATAAGGGCAAACTCAATTCCTGCAATGGAGGATATAGCCCTGTGGCATGAAAGGGACATATCCCATTCATCTGTAGAGAGGGTTATTATGCCTGATTCTGCCATAGCTCTTGATTACATACTACATCTCACAAAAAAGGTTCTTGAAGGTCTTGTTGTTTATCCAGAGAATATGAAAAGGAATATGGATCTTTCAAAGGGACTTTACTTTTCATCAAAAGTTCTTGTTGCCCTAGTGGAAAAAGGTCTATCAAGGGACGAGGCTTATGATATAGTCCAGAGAAATGCGATGAAAGCATGGGACACACCGGGGCTTATGTTCAAAGATGCTCTTCTTCAGGACCCTGAAGTTAGATCAAGACTTTCCCCTGCTGAGATTGAAAAGATATTTGATGTTAATGCATTTTTGAAAAATGTGCCTTATATTTATGAAAGGGTATTCGGTAAATATTAG
- the hisA gene encoding 1-(5-phosphoribosyl)-5-[(5-phosphoribosylamino)methylideneamino]imidazole-4-carboxamide isomerase has translation MGLRSFIIPAVDIKEGKAVRLFKGDPNAVTVYGDDPVSIAKLWEEKGAKHLHVVDLDGAFEGKPKNYRIVEKIVKSVSIPVEFGGGLRSFDAVKTMFDIGVERVVIGSLAYQDRELFLKIIDAFPEKVVVGIDAKDGKVAIKGWLEKTDYTPLEFASQFDDLNIWGFLYTDVNRDGAMVGPNIEGTKELAEKLKHPVIASGGVGSLEDVKKLYEIRKFGVYGVVVGKALYEGKIKLEQLED, from the coding sequence ATGGGACTGAGATCTTTTATCATACCGGCTGTTGACATAAAAGAAGGAAAAGCTGTAAGGCTTTTTAAAGGTGATCCTAATGCTGTTACAGTTTATGGAGATGATCCTGTCAGTATTGCAAAATTGTGGGAGGAAAAAGGGGCAAAACATCTGCATGTTGTTGATCTTGATGGAGCTTTTGAAGGAAAGCCAAAAAACTACCGAATAGTTGAAAAGATTGTAAAATCTGTGAGCATCCCTGTTGAGTTTGGGGGGGGATTAAGGAGTTTTGATGCTGTTAAAACAATGTTTGATATAGGCGTTGAAAGGGTCGTTATCGGAAGTCTGGCTTATCAGGACAGGGAGCTTTTTCTCAAAATAATTGATGCCTTTCCTGAAAAAGTTGTTGTCGGGATAGATGCAAAAGATGGAAAGGTTGCAATAAAAGGCTGGCTTGAGAAAACAGATTACACACCTTTAGAGTTTGCCTCACAGTTTGATGATCTGAATATATGGGGATTTTTATACACAGATGTTAACAGGGACGGGGCGATGGTAGGACCAAACATAGAGGGGACAAAAGAACTTGCAGAAAAACTGAAACACCCGGTCATAGCTTCCGGAGGTGTAGGAAGTCTGGAAGATGTTAAAAAACTGTATGAAATAAGAAAGTTTGGCGTATACGGTGTTGTTGTAGGTAAAGCCCTTTATGAAGGAAAAATAAAACTTGAACAGCTGGAGGATTAA
- the dcd gene encoding dCTP deaminase, with amino-acid sequence MILNDRKIKQLLKENELVIDPIDEKQIQPSSVDLRLGNDFLIYPEEIEILDVKNPDLGNQLKKVVADDEGFVIQPKHFILATTREYIKLPDYLTAFVEGRSSLGRLGLFIENAGWVDAGFEGQITLEFYNANSRPLKIYPGMRICQLVFAKMEEPAEKPYRGKYQGQRGTTASRIYMDKD; translated from the coding sequence ATGATTTTGAACGACAGGAAGATTAAACAGCTTTTAAAAGAAAATGAACTTGTTATAGACCCTATAGATGAGAAACAGATACAGCCTTCATCTGTTGATCTAAGACTTGGAAATGATTTTCTTATCTACCCTGAGGAGATAGAAATCCTTGATGTTAAAAATCCTGATCTTGGAAATCAGCTTAAAAAGGTTGTTGCAGATGATGAGGGTTTTGTTATACAGCCAAAGCATTTTATACTTGCAACAACAAGAGAATACATAAAGCTTCCTGATTACCTTACCGCTTTTGTTGAGGGAAGATCATCACTTGGCAGACTTGGACTTTTTATAGAAAATGCAGGCTGGGTTGATGCAGGTTTTGAAGGTCAGATCACACTTGAGTTTTACAACGCAAACTCAAGACCCCTGAAGATATATCCGGGAATGAGGATCTGTCAGCTTGTTTTTGCAAAAATGGAAGAGCCTGCAGAAAAGCCCTACAGAGGAAAATATCAGGGACAGAGAGGAACAACAGCTTCCCGCATTTACATGGACAAAGATTAA
- the plsX gene encoding phosphate acyltransferase PlsX, which produces MYIALDAMGGDKAPQSNVEGAVLFAKEYKVGVYLVGDKDILQKELDKYRAKDLPIEIIHAEDVIEMDEPPSIAVRRKRKSSMYLAGKLVREGKAQAFVSAGNTGAAMAISKFVVGAAEGIERPGIAVAFPTKKGKPTVLIDVGANVDCRPMHLVYFAVMGHTYVKEILKTSENPKVGILSIGEEEGKGNDLVKDTYPLLKMTGLNFVGNAEGRDIFTGDFDVIVCDGFVGNIVLKTSESLGSIIVEMIKQEVQKSIVSKIGAALMLPALKRFKKKADYAEYGGAPLLGTTGTCIITHGSADAKAIKNALKVASQFEETHFNDKLKENLENLLPKELRV; this is translated from the coding sequence TTGTATATAGCTTTAGATGCTATGGGGGGAGATAAAGCTCCCCAGAGCAACGTTGAAGGTGCGGTATTATTTGCAAAAGAATATAAAGTAGGTGTTTATTTAGTAGGTGATAAGGATATTCTACAAAAGGAGCTTGATAAATATAGAGCAAAGGATCTTCCTATTGAGATAATACACGCTGAAGATGTTATAGAGATGGACGAACCTCCATCTATAGCTGTTAGAAGAAAAAGAAAGTCTTCCATGTATCTTGCCGGAAAACTAGTCAGGGAAGGAAAAGCTCAGGCTTTTGTCTCAGCAGGAAATACAGGCGCAGCAATGGCAATATCAAAGTTTGTTGTTGGAGCAGCTGAAGGTATAGAAAGACCGGGTATTGCCGTTGCATTTCCAACGAAAAAAGGAAAACCAACCGTTCTTATTGATGTTGGTGCAAATGTTGACTGCCGTCCAATGCATCTGGTCTATTTTGCTGTAATGGGACACACATATGTTAAGGAAATCCTGAAAACATCAGAAAACCCGAAAGTGGGCATTCTGAGTATCGGCGAAGAGGAAGGCAAAGGGAACGATCTTGTAAAAGATACATATCCTCTCCTCAAAATGACAGGGCTGAACTTTGTAGGCAACGCTGAAGGAAGGGACATATTTACAGGTGATTTTGATGTTATTGTTTGCGATGGATTTGTTGGAAATATCGTCCTGAAAACAAGCGAAAGTCTTGGTTCTATAATCGTTGAGATGATCAAACAGGAAGTTCAGAAAAGCATAGTATCAAAAATAGGAGCTGCCCTTATGCTCCCAGCCCTAAAAAGATTTAAGAAAAAGGCTGATTACGCAGAATACGGAGGGGCTCCCCTTCTTGGAACGACAGGAACATGCATAATAACCCACGGAAGTGCAGATGCGAAGGCTATAAAAAACGCCCTCAAAGTAGCCTCACAGTTTGAAGAAACCCATTTTAATGATAAACTAAAGGAAAATCTTGAAAATCTACTACCTAAAGAACTAAGGGTATAA
- a CDS encoding DUF177 domain-containing protein — MTVFINLKNELKNENFIERNFSVPFESLDLPSEYSSKSKDVDVHLFIFKEKDGYLISLSIKSDVQLSCDRCLEPFNMNLEGKSNIFLSKKKLAGGELHEDDLIARYLEDEEKFNLSELLREEILVQTPMKALCDENCKGICPVCGSNKNENPCSCEEKQKKSDSPFAKLQILLERKK; from the coding sequence TTGACAGTATTTATAAATCTGAAAAATGAGCTTAAAAATGAGAATTTTATAGAAAGAAACTTTTCTGTTCCTTTTGAAAGCTTAGACCTTCCTTCAGAATACAGCTCAAAAAGTAAAGATGTTGATGTCCATCTTTTTATTTTTAAAGAAAAAGATGGTTATCTTATATCACTATCAATAAAAAGTGATGTTCAGCTGTCATGTGATAGGTGTTTAGAGCCTTTCAATATGAACCTTGAAGGGAAAAGTAATATTTTTCTCTCCAAGAAAAAACTTGCAGGTGGAGAACTGCATGAAGATGATCTGATAGCAAGGTATCTTGAAGATGAGGAAAAATTTAATCTGTCTGAACTTTTAAGGGAGGAAATACTCGTTCAGACACCTATGAAAGCGTTATGCGACGAAAACTGCAAGGGTATCTGTCCTGTGTGCGGTTCAAACAAAAATGAAAATCCATGCAGTTGTGAAGAAAAACAGAAAAAATCAGACTCCCCATTTGCTAAACTCCAGATTCTTCTTGAAAGAAAAAAATAA
- the queF gene encoding preQ(1) synthase codes for MELKYGEKEIKEAKLEKWPNPNPEKIYTINITFPEFTCLCPRSGYPDFATIKITYIPDQYIVELKSLKLYLNKYRNMYISHEEATNRIYDDLYSLLQPKFLEVIGDWNPRGNVKTVIRVSSEDQKEKTIT; via the coding sequence ATGGAGCTTAAATACGGTGAAAAGGAGATAAAAGAGGCAAAACTTGAAAAATGGCCTAACCCTAATCCTGAAAAAATTTACACAATCAACATAACATTTCCTGAGTTTACATGTCTTTGTCCAAGATCAGGATACCCTGATTTTGCTACAATAAAAATCACATACATACCAGACCAGTATATTGTTGAGCTTAAGTCATTAAAGCTTTACCTGAATAAATACAGGAATATGTATATTTCACACGAAGAGGCAACAAACAGAATATACGACGACCTTTACTCACTGCTTCAGCCTAAATTCCTTGAGGTAATTGGAGACTGGAACCCAAGGGGAAATGTGAAAACTGTGATAAGGGTCTCATCTGAAGACCAGAAGGAAAAAACTATAACCTGA
- a CDS encoding bifunctional nuclease family protein has protein sequence MIEMNVQGITLDPMTNMPIVVLKGKDTEHVLPIWIGVFEANAIAMQLEGITRPRPMTHDLVNSIIDTLNGIVEYIHIHDLRDNTYYAEITIKTQTGQVKIDSRPSDAINIALRSGAPIFVSEEVLQKSQIEDSETDAKEEDLKEWLESIRPEDFGKQSSI, from the coding sequence ATGATTGAGATGAACGTGCAGGGGATAACCCTTGATCCGATGACAAATATGCCGATAGTTGTTCTTAAAGGAAAAGATACAGAACATGTTCTTCCTATATGGATTGGTGTTTTTGAGGCAAATGCAATAGCTATGCAGCTTGAAGGTATAACAAGACCGAGACCTATGACCCACGATCTTGTGAACAGTATAATAGACACCCTTAACGGCATTGTTGAGTACATTCATATTCATGACCTTAGGGATAACACATACTATGCAGAAATAACGATAAAAACCCAGACAGGTCAGGTGAAGATTGATTCAAGACCAAGCGATGCTATTAATATAGCCCTGAGAAGTGGAGCTCCAATATTTGTGTCTGAAGAGGTTCTTCAAAAATCCCAGATTGAAGATTCTGAAACAGATGCAAAAGAGGAAGATCTAAAAGAGTGGCTTGAATCTATAAGACCTGAGGATTTTGGAAAACAGTCATCTATCTAA
- a CDS encoding beta-ketoacyl-ACP synthase III, with the protein MAKAEISGLGMYVPPRTITNQDLEKILDTSDEWITTRTGIKQRRIAEEWEKASDLALPAAKEAIENSGISPKDIDAVIVATSTPDMTFPSTACFLSDKLGCSKPMAFDISAACSGFIYGLTVGNSFITSGQFNNVLVVGAEVFSQIIDWGDRSTAVIFGDGAGAVVLSKTEEEKGILSAVMKSDGSHWGSLYCPVGEKLRMRGRETFKLAIKSMETASKKALSKAGISLDDIKLVIPHQANIRIINALAERLEIPEEKVFSNIHKYGNTSAASIPIAMYEAYKEKKFQKGDYLLLTAFGGGLTWGAVVLKF; encoded by the coding sequence ATGGCTAAAGCTGAGATTTCCGGACTGGGAATGTATGTCCCCCCAAGAACAATAACAAATCAGGATCTTGAAAAAATACTTGATACCTCCGATGAATGGATAACAACCAGAACAGGAATTAAGCAGAGAAGAATAGCCGAAGAATGGGAAAAAGCAAGTGATCTTGCCCTTCCTGCAGCAAAGGAAGCGATAGAAAACTCAGGTATCTCACCAAAAGATATAGATGCTGTCATAGTTGCAACTTCAACTCCAGATATGACATTTCCATCTACCGCCTGCTTTTTGTCTGACAAATTAGGATGTAGTAAGCCTATGGCTTTTGATATATCTGCAGCCTGCAGCGGTTTTATTTACGGACTTACTGTAGGAAACTCTTTTATAACTTCAGGTCAGTTCAACAATGTTCTTGTTGTTGGAGCTGAAGTTTTTTCCCAGATAATAGACTGGGGCGACAGATCAACAGCTGTTATTTTTGGAGATGGTGCAGGAGCTGTTGTTTTATCAAAAACAGAGGAAGAAAAGGGAATACTCTCTGCAGTTATGAAGTCAGATGGATCTCACTGGGGTTCACTATACTGTCCTGTAGGCGAAAAACTTAGAATGAGAGGAAGGGAAACATTTAAACTTGCCATAAAATCTATGGAAACAGCAAGTAAAAAAGCCCTTTCAAAAGCAGGAATATCTCTTGATGATATAAAACTTGTGATACCCCATCAGGCAAATATAAGAATAATAAATGCCCTTGCTGAAAGACTTGAGATACCTGAAGAAAAGGTTTTCAGCAATATACATAAATACGGAAACACAAGTGCCGCATCAATCCCTATAGCCATGTATGAAGCCTATAAAGAAAAAAAATTTCAAAAAGGGGACTACCTACTGCTTACAGCATTCGGAGGAGGCCTTACTTGGGGTGCTGTTGTTTTAAAATTTTAG
- a CDS encoding RidA family protein, with amino-acid sequence MQMIETDKAPKAIGPYSQAVKYENLLFISGQIAIDPKTQEFIGGDVEKQTERVMENIKAILNEAGLDFNHVIKTTIYLKNIQDFEKVNRIYGKYFTEHKPARATVEVSNLPKNALVEIEVIAGI; translated from the coding sequence ATGCAGATGATAGAAACAGATAAAGCACCAAAGGCTATAGGACCCTACTCACAGGCTGTAAAGTATGAGAACCTTCTGTTTATATCAGGTCAGATAGCGATAGACCCTAAAACGCAGGAGTTTATCGGAGGAGATGTTGAAAAACAGACAGAAAGGGTAATGGAGAACATTAAGGCTATTCTTAATGAAGCAGGTCTTGATTTTAATCATGTTATAAAAACAACGATATACCTTAAAAACATACAGGACTTTGAAAAGGTGAACAGGATTTACGGAAAATATTTCACAGAGCACAAACCTGCAAGGGCAACAGTTGAGGTTTCTAACCTTCCTAAGAATGCCCTTGTTGAGATAGAGGTTATTGCAGGGATTTAA
- the rpmF gene encoding 50S ribosomal protein L32, which yields MAAPKRKKSKAKTAMRKAHWLKKVNIPGLSLCPECGQPKAPHRVCPHCGYYKDKEVIEVV from the coding sequence ATGGCAGCACCAAAAAGGAAAAAATCAAAAGCAAAAACAGCGATGAGAAAAGCCCACTGGCTAAAAAAAGTTAATATCCCCGGACTGTCCCTATGTCCAGAATGTGGGCAGCCAAAGGCACCTCATAGAGTATGTCCCCACTGCGGATACTACAAAGACAAAGAGGTGATAGAGGTAGTTTAA
- a CDS encoding polyprenyl synthetase family protein, protein MEIKEYLKKQAEYINKKINEFIPSGRPEKLFDAMAYSLTAGGKRIRPVLILEAAKAVGKENIDEIVDIAVASEFIHTYSLIHDDLPAMDDDDLRRGKPTCHRVYGEAIAILAGDGLQSYAFEIISKNRTVSPDKLLKVINLLAHGTGIYGMVGGQAADILHEKENSFNDIQFIHTHKTAKFIQSCCQIGAVLADADEKEEEALKNYGFYIGLAFQIWDDILDEIGDEEKLGKKTKKDREKNKLTYPSIYGLEKSKKIAKDYVEKAINEINILKNPEILQEIAKYIISREV, encoded by the coding sequence ATGGAGATAAAGGAATACCTCAAAAAACAGGCTGAATATATAAACAAAAAGATAAACGAGTTTATACCTTCAGGCAGACCTGAAAAGCTGTTTGATGCGATGGCATACTCTCTGACAGCAGGGGGAAAAAGGATAAGACCTGTCCTTATACTTGAAGCCGCAAAGGCTGTAGGGAAGGAAAACATTGATGAGATAGTTGATATAGCTGTTGCTTCAGAGTTTATCCACACATACTCCCTTATACATGATGATCTTCCTGCTATGGACGATGATGATCTAAGGAGAGGAAAACCTACATGCCACAGGGTTTACGGTGAGGCTATTGCCATACTTGCAGGAGACGGTCTGCAATCCTACGCATTTGAGATAATATCAAAAAACAGGACTGTTTCCCCTGATAAACTCCTTAAGGTAATAAACCTTCTTGCCCACGGAACAGGTATATACGGAATGGTAGGTGGACAGGCGGCTGACATTCTTCATGAAAAGGAAAACTCATTTAATGACATACAGTTCATACACACACATAAAACAGCCAAGTTTATACAGTCATGCTGTCAGATCGGGGCTGTTCTTGCTGATGCAGATGAAAAAGAGGAAGAAGCATTAAAAAATTACGGGTTTTACATAGGGCTTGCCTTCCAGATATGGGATGATATTCTTGATGAGATAGGAGATGAGGAGAAGTTAGGGAAAAAAACAAAAAAAGACCGTGAGAAAAACAAGCTAACATACCCATCAATTTACGGTCTTGAAAAATCAAAAAAGATAGCAAAAGATTATGTTGAAAAGGCTATAAATGAGATTAATATATTAAAAAATCCTGAAATCCTTCAGGAGATAGCAAAATACATAATAAGCAGAGAGGTGTAA
- a CDS encoding YraN family protein, translated as MKSSQIGRLAEDKAVDLLKKKGYRIIERNFRTKSGEIDIIAQDGNTVVFVEVRFRKNKSFGAPEETVNPRKIKKIVLTANRYISMKNLTGKDIRFDVIAVDTEGIRHIVGAFDLDFI; from the coding sequence ATGAAAAGTTCACAGATCGGAAGGCTTGCAGAAGATAAGGCTGTTGATCTACTGAAGAAAAAAGGTTACAGGATTATTGAAAGAAATTTCAGGACAAAATCTGGAGAGATAGACATTATCGCTCAAGATGGAAACACAGTAGTTTTTGTTGAGGTGAGGTTTAGAAAAAATAAATCCTTCGGTGCACCTGAAGAAACTGTTAATCCCAGAAAAATAAAAAAGATCGTTCTGACAGCAAATAGATACATATCAATGAAAAATCTAACAGGGAAAGATATAAGATTTGATGTTATAGCTGTGGACACAGAAGGAATAAGACATATTGTAGGTGCATTTGATCTTGATTTTATTTGA
- the miaB gene encoding tRNA (N6-isopentenyl adenosine(37)-C2)-methylthiotransferase MiaB, with translation MKKYYIRTFGCQMNVNDSQKMAGILKSLGYEPATDWKEADLILVNTCSVREKPDQKVLSALGEFKKVKNKNPDAVIGVCGCLAQRAGYEILQKAPFVDMVFGTTNIHHLPQLLKEAEAGNKAVEIIEDIDQNETELDRYPTVRDNRYTAYVTVIRGCDKKCTYCIVPYTRGKERSRRIGEVIQEVKWLVDDGVKEIHLIGQNVTAYGKDLGDVRFYELLYAVADVDGVERIRFTTGHPRDLDEETIKAMADIPQVCEYLHLPIQAGSDRILKAMDRGYTQKEYLEKIELLKKYIPDIALSTDIIVGFPGETYQDYLETVKVLKEVEYDQVFAFKYSPRPGTPAANMELTENPEDVSKRLSDLINMQKEITFKKNREYENKVVEVLVEEQKEDELVGRTRTNKLVHLKGGHNLLGELVKVKISKINRFSLEGELLQQLV, from the coding sequence TTGAAAAAATACTATATAAGAACGTTTGGCTGTCAGATGAATGTTAATGATTCCCAGAAAATGGCCGGGATACTGAAAAGTCTGGGATATGAGCCTGCTACAGACTGGAAAGAAGCTGATCTTATACTTGTAAATACATGCTCTGTGAGGGAAAAACCTGATCAGAAGGTTCTTTCTGCATTAGGGGAGTTCAAAAAAGTAAAAAATAAAAACCCTGATGCTGTAATAGGTGTGTGTGGTTGCCTTGCCCAGCGGGCAGGATATGAGATCCTCCAGAAAGCTCCATTTGTTGATATGGTTTTTGGGACAACAAACATACATCACCTTCCACAGCTATTAAAAGAAGCAGAAGCAGGTAATAAGGCTGTGGAGATAATTGAGGATATTGATCAGAATGAGACAGAGCTTGACAGGTACCCTACTGTTAGAGACAACAGATACACTGCATATGTGACTGTAATAAGAGGCTGTGACAAAAAATGCACTTATTGTATAGTTCCATACACAAGGGGAAAAGAAAGAAGCAGAAGAATAGGGGAGGTTATACAGGAAGTTAAATGGCTTGTTGATGACGGTGTAAAAGAGATACACCTTATAGGTCAGAATGTCACAGCTTACGGTAAAGACCTTGGTGATGTCAGGTTTTATGAGCTTCTTTATGCTGTTGCTGATGTTGATGGTGTTGAAAGAATAAGATTTACAACAGGACACCCAAGGGATCTTGATGAGGAAACAATAAAAGCGATGGCTGACATTCCGCAGGTATGTGAATACCTTCACCTTCCTATTCAGGCAGGATCAGACAGGATCCTTAAAGCTATGGACAGGGGATACACACAAAAGGAATACCTTGAAAAAATAGAGCTTCTAAAGAAATACATCCCAGACATAGCCCTATCAACAGACATAATCGTTGGTTTTCCGGGAGAGACATATCAGGACTACCTTGAGACTGTTAAAGTTTTAAAAGAGGTTGAGTACGATCAGGTTTTTGCATTCAAATACTCACCAAGACCAGGAACACCTGCAGCAAATATGGAGTTGACGGAAAATCCTGAAGATGTAAGCAAACGGCTTTCTGACTTGATAAATATGCAGAAAGAGATTACATTTAAGAAAAACAGGGAGTATGAAAACAAAGTAGTTGAAGTCCTTGTTGAGGAACAAAAAGAAGATGAATTAGTGGGGAGAACAAGAACAAATAAACTTGTCCATCTGAAAGGCGGACATAATTTGTTAGGAGAGTTAGTTAAAGTAAAAATAAGTAAGATAAACAGATTTAGTCTTGAAGGAGAGTTGCTACAGCAATTAGTATAA